One part of the Anaeromyxobacter sp. Fw109-5 genome encodes these proteins:
- the thrC gene encoding threonine synthase has product MSSSLAAAPRAAPAVADRSPALSPLVCRRCGARFDPLPVAVCEECVGPLEPAYAPDRRLPTRAEIEARPRSIWRYREWLPILGEPVLSLDTGFTPLLDSPPLARALGVRRALVKNDAVSHPTQSFKDRVVAVALNAAIGLGLDTVGCASTGNLANAVAAQAARAGLAAWIFVPEDLELAKIVGTAVYGPRLVRVRGTYDDVNRLCAQVADRFGWGLVNLNLRSYYGEGSKTMAFEIAEQLGWRLPDAVIAPMAGGSLLTKLDKGFHELSDAGLVAPGAPRMYGAQASGCAPIVNLVERGGDTIEPVIPRTIARSIAIGNPADGTFAARAIRGSGGAAAAVTDEELVEGIRLLAETTGVFTETAGGVTVAAARRLAREGKLRASDEVVLCITGNGLKTIDAVVPALPEAPVVSAKLREVAALVNA; this is encoded by the coding sequence ATGTCCTCGTCCCTCGCGGCCGCGCCCCGCGCGGCGCCTGCCGTCGCCGATCGCTCCCCGGCGCTGTCTCCCCTCGTGTGCCGCCGCTGCGGCGCCCGGTTCGATCCCCTCCCCGTGGCGGTGTGCGAGGAGTGCGTCGGGCCGCTCGAGCCCGCGTACGCGCCCGATCGCCGCCTGCCCACGCGCGCGGAGATCGAGGCGCGCCCCCGGTCGATCTGGCGCTACCGCGAGTGGCTCCCGATCCTGGGCGAGCCGGTGCTCTCGCTCGACACCGGCTTCACGCCCCTGCTCGACTCCCCGCCCCTCGCCCGCGCGCTGGGCGTCCGCCGCGCGCTCGTGAAGAACGACGCCGTCTCTCACCCCACCCAGTCGTTCAAGGACCGGGTGGTGGCGGTGGCGCTCAACGCGGCGATCGGCCTCGGGCTCGACACCGTCGGCTGCGCCTCCACCGGCAACCTCGCCAACGCGGTGGCGGCCCAGGCGGCCCGCGCCGGCCTCGCCGCGTGGATCTTCGTGCCCGAGGACCTCGAGCTCGCCAAGATCGTGGGGACGGCGGTGTACGGACCCCGCCTCGTGCGCGTGCGCGGGACGTACGACGACGTGAACCGGCTGTGCGCGCAGGTGGCGGACCGCTTCGGCTGGGGCCTCGTGAACCTGAACCTCCGCAGCTACTACGGTGAGGGCTCGAAGACGATGGCGTTCGAGATCGCGGAGCAGCTCGGGTGGCGGCTGCCGGACGCGGTGATCGCGCCGATGGCCGGCGGCTCGCTGCTCACGAAGCTCGACAAGGGCTTCCACGAGCTCTCCGACGCGGGCCTCGTCGCCCCGGGCGCGCCGCGCATGTACGGCGCCCAGGCGTCCGGCTGCGCGCCCATCGTGAACCTCGTGGAGCGCGGCGGCGACACGATCGAGCCGGTCATCCCGCGCACCATCGCGCGCTCCATCGCCATCGGGAACCCGGCCGACGGGACGTTCGCCGCGCGCGCCATCCGCGGCTCGGGCGGCGCCGCCGCGGCGGTCACCGACGAGGAGCTCGTCGAGGGGATCCGGCTGCTCGCCGAGACCACCGGCGTGTTCACCGAGACCGCCGGCGGCGTCACCGTCGCCGCCGCGCGCCGCCTCGCCCGGGAGGGGAAGCTGCGCGCCTCCGACGAGGTCGTCCTCTGCATCACCGGGAACGGCCTCAAGACCATCGACGCGGTCGTCCCGGCGCTGCCGGAGGCGCCGGTCGTCTCCGCCAAGCTCCGCGAGGTCGCGGCGCTCGTGAACGCCTGA
- a CDS encoding MoaD/ThiS family protein, protein MPVTLRLPTVLAKAAGGKTIHEASGATVGDVVAEVSGRFPELGTRLRDAKGEPYPYVIFYLDDEDIRFQQGFATPAPDGAEIVVVPAIAGG, encoded by the coding sequence ATGCCCGTGACCCTGAGGCTCCCCACCGTGCTCGCGAAGGCCGCGGGCGGCAAGACCATCCACGAGGCGAGCGGCGCGACCGTCGGCGACGTCGTCGCCGAGGTCTCCGGCCGCTTCCCCGAGCTCGGCACGCGCCTGCGCGACGCGAAGGGAGAGCCGTACCCCTACGTCATCTTCTACCTGGACGACGAGGACATCCGGTTCCAGCAGGGGTTCGCGACCCCGGCGCCGGACGGCGCCGAGATCGTCGTCGTCCCCGCCATCGCAGGAGGCTAG
- the moeB gene encoding molybdopterin-synthase adenylyltransferase MoeB, producing MSIGRPAPELPKLSQDEILRYSRHLIIPEVGVEGQRRLKAARVLMVGAGGLGSPIGLYLAAAGVGRLGIVEFDVVDETNLQRQVLHGTKDVGRKKVESARDRIRDLNPNVEVVAHEAWLTSENALDIIREYDLVVDGTDNFATRYLVNDACVLLGKPNVYGSIYRFEGQSTVFCTDEGPCYRCLYPEPPPPGLVPSCAEGGVLGILPGLVGLVQATETVKLVAGIGEPLVGRLLLVDALSMQFRTVKLRKDPRCPACGTREIRELIDYQQFCGIRGEEETTGVPVMTVAELDERRRGGAELDLVDVREPHEWDIGRIEGARLAPLSSFAEALRSFDSARDVVLYCKSGARSAKAARQLQEAGFKRVWNLEGGILRWSEEIDPTVPRY from the coding sequence ATGTCGATCGGCCGGCCCGCACCCGAGCTGCCCAAGCTCTCCCAGGACGAGATCCTCCGCTACAGCCGCCACCTCATCATCCCGGAGGTGGGCGTCGAGGGGCAGCGGCGGCTCAAGGCCGCGCGCGTCCTCATGGTCGGCGCCGGCGGGCTCGGCTCGCCCATCGGCCTCTACCTCGCCGCCGCGGGCGTGGGGCGCCTCGGCATCGTCGAGTTCGACGTCGTGGACGAGACGAACCTGCAGCGGCAGGTGCTCCACGGCACGAAGGACGTGGGCCGCAAGAAGGTCGAGTCGGCCCGCGACCGGATCCGCGATCTGAACCCGAACGTGGAGGTGGTCGCGCACGAGGCCTGGCTCACCTCGGAGAACGCGCTCGACATCATCCGCGAGTACGACCTCGTGGTGGACGGGACCGACAACTTCGCCACGCGCTACCTCGTCAACGACGCGTGCGTGCTGCTCGGCAAGCCCAACGTCTACGGCTCCATCTACCGGTTCGAGGGGCAGTCCACGGTGTTCTGCACCGACGAGGGCCCCTGCTACCGCTGCCTGTACCCCGAGCCGCCGCCGCCGGGGCTCGTCCCCTCCTGCGCGGAGGGCGGGGTGCTCGGGATCCTCCCGGGGCTCGTGGGGCTCGTGCAGGCGACCGAGACCGTGAAGCTCGTCGCGGGCATCGGCGAGCCGCTGGTGGGGCGCCTCCTCCTCGTGGACGCGCTCTCCATGCAGTTCCGCACGGTGAAGCTGCGCAAGGACCCGCGCTGTCCCGCCTGCGGCACCCGCGAGATCCGGGAGCTCATCGACTACCAGCAGTTCTGCGGGATCCGCGGCGAGGAGGAGACGACGGGCGTCCCCGTGATGACGGTCGCCGAGCTCGACGAGCGGCGGCGGGGCGGGGCCGAGCTCGACCTCGTGGACGTGCGCGAGCCGCACGAGTGGGACATCGGCCGCATCGAGGGCGCGCGCCTCGCGCCCCTCTCCTCCTTCGCGGAGGCGCTCCGCAGCTTCGACAGCGCCCGCGACGTGGTCCTCTACTGCAAGAGCGGCGCGCGCAGCGCGAAGGCGGCCCGCCAGCTCCAGGAGGCCGGCTTCAAGCGCGTCTGGAACCTGGAGGGCGGCATCCTGCGCTGGAGCGAGGAGATCGATCCCACCGTGCCGCGGTACTGA
- the cysK gene encoding cysteine synthase A translates to MPTPAPPRPRAGPPLETILDAVGGTPIVRLSRVVPPEAAEVLAKLESFNPGGSVKDRIAVAMIEAAEREGRLAPGARVVEPTSGNTGLGLALACAVKGYRLTLVMPDSTSLEHRQALEAYGAALVLTPAEDGMTPAVARADELARREGALLLQQFENPANPAAHRQGTARELVAAFDALGAPMDAFVAGVGTGGTITGVADVLRQERPGTLIVAVEPDACAVLSGGPAGPTRIQGLGAGFVPAVLDARAYDRVERVADEEAWAMKLRLARDEGLLVGTSSGAAVVAALRVARELGPGRRVATILPDSGERYFSMAEWFPREVTP, encoded by the coding sequence ATGCCGACGCCCGCGCCGCCCCGCCCCCGCGCCGGCCCGCCGCTCGAGACGATCCTCGACGCGGTCGGAGGGACGCCGATCGTCCGCCTCTCGCGCGTGGTCCCGCCGGAGGCCGCGGAGGTGCTCGCGAAGCTCGAGTCGTTCAACCCGGGCGGCTCGGTCAAGGACCGCATCGCGGTCGCCATGATCGAGGCGGCGGAGCGCGAGGGACGGCTCGCGCCGGGCGCGCGGGTGGTGGAGCCGACGAGCGGCAACACCGGGCTGGGGCTCGCCCTCGCCTGCGCCGTGAAGGGCTACCGGCTCACCCTCGTGATGCCGGACTCCACCTCGCTCGAGCACCGGCAGGCGCTGGAGGCCTATGGCGCAGCGCTCGTCCTCACGCCCGCGGAGGACGGCATGACGCCCGCGGTGGCGCGCGCGGACGAGCTCGCCCGGCGGGAGGGCGCGCTCCTCCTCCAGCAGTTCGAGAACCCGGCGAACCCGGCGGCGCACCGCCAGGGCACGGCGCGCGAGCTCGTGGCCGCCTTCGACGCGCTCGGCGCCCCGATGGACGCCTTCGTCGCGGGGGTGGGCACGGGCGGGACGATCACCGGCGTCGCCGACGTGCTCCGCCAGGAGCGCCCCGGCACGCTCATCGTCGCGGTGGAGCCCGACGCCTGCGCGGTCCTCTCCGGCGGGCCCGCCGGCCCGACGCGGATCCAGGGGCTCGGGGCGGGGTTCGTGCCCGCGGTGCTGGACGCGCGGGCGTACGATCGCGTCGAGCGCGTCGCCGACGAGGAGGCGTGGGCGATGAAGCTCCGCCTGGCGCGCGACGAGGGGCTCCTCGTGGGGACCTCCAGCGGCGCGGCGGTCGTGGCGGCGCTCCGCGTCGCGCGCGAGCTCGGCCCGGGGCGCCGCGTCGCGACGATCCTCCCCGACAGCGGCGAGCGCTACTTCTCGATGGCGGAGTGGTTCCCGCGCGAGGTGACGCCATGA
- a CDS encoding PLP-dependent cysteine synthase family protein produces MSAALRHGPAPVESVARLVGNTPLVRLRRVGAGLPGIRLYAKCEFMNPGGSVKDRPALRMIEAALAEGRLGPDRTLVDSTSGNTGVAYAWICAALGLRCALVMPRNVSAARKRIAQAFGAELVFSDPLEGSDGAIRQARELVASEPDRWFYPDQYGNPENPRAHELGTAVEIAEALDGSVAAFVAGIGTSGTVMGTSRGLRALAPGVRCHAVEPAEPLHGLEGLKHMASSIVPAIYVEAELDGKISMPTAEGWAMAERLGREEGLRVGHSSGAAVAGAIEVARRMAEAGERGNVVTVLPDRADRYFEPRRWERRIAW; encoded by the coding sequence ATGAGCGCGGCGCTCCGCCACGGACCCGCGCCGGTCGAGTCGGTGGCCCGGCTCGTGGGGAACACGCCGCTCGTCCGGCTGCGCCGCGTCGGCGCCGGCCTCCCCGGCATCCGCCTCTACGCCAAGTGCGAGTTCATGAACCCGGGCGGCTCGGTGAAGGACCGCCCCGCGCTGCGCATGATCGAGGCCGCCCTCGCGGAGGGCCGGCTCGGGCCGGACCGCACGCTCGTCGACTCGACGAGCGGCAACACCGGCGTGGCCTACGCCTGGATCTGCGCCGCGCTGGGGCTGCGCTGCGCGCTCGTCATGCCGCGCAACGTGAGCGCGGCGCGCAAGCGCATCGCCCAGGCCTTCGGGGCCGAGCTCGTCTTCTCGGATCCGCTGGAGGGCTCCGACGGCGCGATCCGCCAGGCCCGGGAGCTCGTGGCGTCCGAGCCGGACCGCTGGTTCTACCCGGACCAGTACGGCAACCCGGAGAACCCGCGCGCCCACGAGCTCGGCACCGCCGTGGAGATCGCCGAGGCGCTCGACGGTTCCGTCGCCGCCTTCGTGGCGGGGATCGGCACGAGCGGCACCGTGATGGGCACCTCGCGCGGGCTGCGCGCGCTCGCGCCGGGGGTCCGCTGCCACGCCGTCGAGCCGGCCGAGCCGCTGCACGGGCTCGAGGGCCTGAAGCACATGGCGAGCTCGATCGTCCCGGCCATCTACGTGGAGGCGGAGCTGGACGGCAAGATCTCCATGCCCACCGCCGAGGGCTGGGCGATGGCGGAGCGGCTCGGCCGCGAGGAGGGGCTGCGCGTCGGCCACTCCAGCGGCGCCGCCGTGGCGGGGGCCATCGAGGTGGCGCGGCGAATGGCCGAGGCGGGCGAGCGGGGAAACGTCGTCACCGTGCTGCCCGATCGCGCGGATCGCTACTTCGAGCCCCGCCGCTGGGAGCGGAGGATCGCCTGGTGA
- a CDS encoding M67 family metallopeptidase: protein MSYGPEVLDRLRALCEADPEREVCGFVVRRAGALEVVAVPNVADRYHAHDPRAFPRTSRDSYLMDPRAQLRVHEELAATGGEIAAVWHSHVEVGAYFSAKDREDAVVDGVPLVPGADYLVLGVRRGRVDEVKRYRFEGGEFVESPLA, encoded by the coding sequence GTGAGCTACGGCCCCGAGGTGCTCGACCGGCTCCGCGCCCTGTGCGAGGCCGACCCGGAGCGCGAGGTGTGCGGCTTCGTGGTCCGCCGCGCGGGCGCCCTCGAGGTCGTCGCCGTCCCGAACGTCGCCGACCGCTATCACGCCCACGATCCGCGCGCCTTCCCGCGGACGAGCCGCGACAGCTACCTCATGGATCCGCGCGCCCAGCTCCGCGTGCACGAGGAGCTCGCCGCGACGGGCGGCGAGATCGCCGCCGTCTGGCACTCGCACGTCGAGGTGGGCGCGTACTTCTCGGCGAAGGACCGCGAGGACGCCGTCGTGGACGGCGTCCCGCTCGTGCCCGGCGCCGACTACCTCGTCCTCGGCGTGCGCCGCGGCCGCGTCGACGAGGTGAAGCGCTACCGCTTCGAGGGCGGCGAGTTCGTGGAATCACCGCTCGCCTGA
- a CDS encoding DUF3014 domain-containing protein translates to MESSRSSLRRSSKAPLVVALLVLLGAAGFWASRRFGERAAPPAPPPPAAPADVPAPAPAPTGAAPVEARDLGPGLGDAEVRALADQASPSELYRRALAQGDVARRAAVLIDNLAEGVSPRRTLEALGPERPFAVARRGEATVIDPASYTRYDAFADAIASVDARAAAKAYRSMHTVLQLAYRALGYPDASLDGVTARALGRLEAAPVVEGEVAVVEKGGVFLFRDERLEASSQVEKHLLRMGPRNTRVVQEKARELREALGLPAAGPRR, encoded by the coding sequence ATGGAGAGCTCGAGGAGCTCGCTTCGTCGCTCCAGCAAGGCCCCGCTCGTCGTCGCGCTCCTGGTCCTCCTGGGCGCGGCGGGCTTCTGGGCGAGCCGCCGCTTCGGTGAGCGCGCCGCGCCGCCAGCGCCCCCTCCGCCGGCGGCGCCCGCGGATGTGCCCGCGCCGGCACCGGCGCCCACGGGGGCCGCGCCCGTCGAGGCGCGCGACCTCGGCCCGGGCCTCGGGGACGCGGAGGTCCGCGCCCTCGCGGATCAGGCGTCGCCGAGCGAGCTCTACCGCCGCGCGCTGGCGCAGGGGGACGTCGCCCGCCGCGCCGCGGTCCTCATCGACAACCTGGCCGAGGGCGTGTCGCCGCGCAGGACGCTCGAGGCGCTGGGGCCGGAGCGCCCATTCGCCGTGGCGCGGCGCGGGGAGGCGACGGTCATCGACCCCGCGTCGTACACCCGCTACGACGCGTTCGCCGACGCCATCGCCTCCGTCGACGCCCGGGCCGCGGCGAAGGCGTATCGCTCGATGCACACCGTGCTGCAGCTCGCGTATCGCGCGCTCGGCTACCCGGACGCGTCGCTCGACGGCGTCACGGCGCGCGCCCTCGGCCGCCTCGAGGCGGCGCCGGTCGTGGAGGGGGAGGTCGCCGTCGTGGAGAAGGGCGGGGTGTTCCTCTTCCGGGACGAGAGGCTCGAGGCGTCCTCTCAGGTCGAGAAGCACCTCCTGCGCATGGGTCCGCGCAACACGCGCGTCGTCCAGGAGAAGGCGAGGGAGCTGCGCGAGGCGCTGGGGCTGCCGGCCGCGGGCCCGAGGCGGTGA
- a CDS encoding bile acid:sodium symporter family protein translates to MNDRLRRLARDWFLVGMVGAVVLATLFPEPGRSGGPLHLDVAGDVGIFGIFFFHGLALSRDRMRAGMMRWKLHVVVQAMTYVAFPLLGIALAAAFGRFLPEHLLLGFFYLCALPSTISSSVAMTAVARGNVPGAIFNATLSSLIGIFATPLLVSVWASTSGESFSVGRAVLDIATMLLLPIVLGQLLRPALGAWFQRWHGYANTFDKLVILLLVYVSFADSVRAGLWTEHGAEVLVLAVTGSGVILAVVLSLSTRIARLVGLDKEDEIAAVFCGSKKTLASGVPMAKLIFGAHPGLGLIVLPIMFYHQLQLFVCSILAERYARRSLVPEPRARPAAQE, encoded by the coding sequence GTGAACGACAGGCTGCGTCGCCTCGCTCGGGACTGGTTCCTCGTCGGCATGGTCGGGGCGGTGGTGCTCGCCACGCTCTTCCCGGAGCCGGGCAGGAGCGGCGGCCCCCTGCACCTCGACGTCGCCGGCGACGTGGGGATCTTCGGGATCTTCTTCTTCCACGGCCTCGCGCTCTCTCGCGACCGGATGCGCGCCGGCATGATGCGCTGGAAGCTGCACGTGGTGGTGCAGGCCATGACCTACGTGGCCTTCCCGCTGCTGGGGATCGCGCTGGCGGCCGCCTTCGGGCGCTTCCTGCCGGAGCACCTGCTCCTCGGCTTCTTCTACCTGTGCGCGCTCCCGTCCACGATCTCCTCCTCGGTGGCGATGACCGCCGTGGCGCGCGGCAACGTCCCCGGCGCGATCTTCAACGCCACGCTCTCGAGCCTCATCGGCATCTTCGCGACGCCGCTGCTCGTGAGCGTGTGGGCCTCGACCTCGGGGGAGTCGTTCTCCGTCGGGCGGGCGGTCCTCGACATCGCCACGATGCTGCTGCTGCCCATCGTCCTCGGTCAGCTCCTCCGCCCCGCGCTCGGGGCCTGGTTCCAGCGCTGGCACGGCTACGCGAACACCTTCGACAAGCTCGTCATCCTGCTGCTCGTGTACGTGTCGTTCGCCGACTCGGTCCGCGCGGGGCTGTGGACCGAGCACGGCGCGGAAGTCCTGGTCCTTGCGGTGACCGGCTCCGGGGTGATCCTGGCGGTGGTGCTCTCGCTCTCGACGCGGATCGCGCGGCTCGTCGGGCTCGACAAGGAGGACGAGATCGCCGCGGTGTTCTGCGGCTCCAAGAAGACGCTCGCCTCGGGCGTGCCGATGGCGAAGCTCATCTTCGGGGCGCACCCCGGGCTCGGCCTCATCGTGCTGCCGATCATGTTCTACCATCAGCTCCAGCTGTTCGTGTGTTCCATCCTGGCCGAGCGATACGCGCGTCGATCGCTCGTGCCCGAGCCGCGGGCGCGGCCCGCCGCCCAGGAGTGA
- a CDS encoding pirin-like C-terminal cupin domain-containing protein: protein MSWQLPEEPFIEGERGGEPLDGPRHVHWNFVSSSRERIEQAGTAGRFAAVPGETERIPLPEEASVARYP from the coding sequence GTGAGCTGGCAGCTACCCGAGGAGCCGTTCATCGAGGGGGAGCGCGGCGGCGAGCCGCTGGACGGGCCGCGCCACGTCCACTGGAACTTCGTGTCGAGCTCGCGAGAGCGCATCGAGCAGGCCGGGACGGCCGGGCGGTTCGCTGCGGTCCCGGGCGAGACGGAGCGGATCCCGCTCCCGGAGGAGGCTTCGGTCGCGCGGTACCCTTAG
- a CDS encoding substrate-binding domain-containing protein produces MPTSLRLVTIVSLALHSGGALAQEALRAYGPGGPAPAMKEAAEAFSRARRVKVEVTAGPTDTWLAKARQDADLIFSGAEYMMTDFVNALEGRVDEATIVSLYLRPSAILVRPGNPKRIQGLPDLAKPGLKVLVVQGAGQTGLWEDMAGKQGDLGLVRALRRNIVHHAPNTGAAKQTWTERPEIDAWIVYNIWQVANPALADLVPVGKEHVIYRSCGAALTKKGAARPEARRFLEFLQSAEGAAIFRRWGWMVP; encoded by the coding sequence ATGCCCACCTCGCTCCGTCTCGTCACGATCGTCTCGCTGGCCCTCCACTCCGGCGGCGCGCTCGCGCAGGAAGCGCTCCGCGCCTACGGCCCCGGCGGACCGGCGCCCGCGATGAAGGAGGCCGCCGAGGCGTTCTCGCGGGCGCGCAGGGTGAAGGTCGAGGTGACCGCCGGCCCCACCGATACCTGGCTCGCGAAGGCACGCCAGGACGCGGATCTCATCTTCAGCGGCGCCGAGTACATGATGACGGATTTCGTGAACGCGCTGGAGGGACGCGTGGACGAGGCGACCATCGTGTCGCTCTACCTGCGTCCCTCCGCCATCCTGGTCCGCCCGGGCAACCCGAAGCGCATCCAGGGCCTGCCCGATCTCGCGAAGCCCGGGCTGAAGGTGCTCGTCGTGCAGGGCGCCGGGCAGACCGGGCTCTGGGAGGACATGGCCGGCAAGCAAGGCGACCTCGGGCTCGTTCGCGCGCTCCGGCGGAACATCGTGCACCACGCGCCGAACACGGGCGCCGCGAAGCAGACGTGGACGGAGCGCCCGGAGATCGACGCCTGGATCGTCTACAACATCTGGCAGGTGGCGAACCCGGCCCTCGCGGACCTCGTGCCCGTCGGCAAGGAGCACGTCATCTACCGGAGCTGCGGTGCCGCCCTCACGAAGAAGGGCGCCGCGCGCCCGGAGGCGAGGCGGTTCCTCGAGTTCCTCCAGTCGGCAGAAGGCGCGGCGATCTTCCGGAGGTGGGGCTGGATGGTCCCGTGA
- a CDS encoding bifunctional 2-polyprenyl-6-hydroxyphenol methylase/3-demethylubiquinol 3-O-methyltransferase UbiG: protein MPGDDRERWNARHRDEDVPTPSPFVLGLDALLPRRGRALDVAGGAGRHARWLARRGLHVTLADVSDVALARATRDARAEGLAVETVQLDLEVEPLPRGPWDVILCTYFLHRPLFPAFAAELAPGGWLVVAHATRSNLERHPRPGPAHVLEDGELPTLVPALELVRHEEGWLESGRHEARLVARRPARP from the coding sequence GTGCCAGGGGACGACCGCGAGCGCTGGAACGCCCGACACCGCGACGAGGACGTCCCTACCCCCTCGCCGTTCGTGCTCGGGCTCGACGCGCTCCTGCCCCGCCGTGGCCGGGCCCTCGACGTGGCAGGGGGAGCGGGCCGGCACGCGCGCTGGCTCGCGCGCCGCGGGCTGCACGTCACGCTCGCGGACGTCTCGGACGTCGCCCTCGCGCGGGCCACGCGCGACGCGCGTGCCGAGGGGCTCGCCGTCGAGACCGTCCAGCTCGATCTCGAGGTGGAGCCCCTGCCGCGCGGACCGTGGGACGTGATCCTCTGCACGTACTTCCTGCATCGGCCCCTGTTCCCCGCGTTCGCCGCGGAGCTCGCGCCCGGCGGCTGGCTGGTGGTCGCGCACGCCACGCGCTCGAACCTCGAGCGCCACCCGCGCCCGGGCCCGGCCCACGTCCTCGAGGACGGCGAGCTCCCCACCCTCGTCCCAGCGCTCGAGCTGGTGCGCCACGAGGAGGGATGGCTCGAGTCCGGCCGGCACGAGGCGCGGCTCGTCGCCCGAAGGCCCGCGAGGCCGTGA
- a CDS encoding Xaa-Pro peptidase family protein: MTPNSECQRRLDAFRETLGTQGLDGAVLVHATDVFYLSGTRQNAALWVPAAGDAVLLVRKSLERARLESPLADVRPFSSSKELAAALGRPRRVGFTFDVAPGAVERFWARALGAELADVSAPLRVQRSVKSAWELDRMRETAQLLCGVFGELPAFLHAGMRELDLAAEIECRMRKAGNEGSPRLRGFNQEFFMGLALAAGSATAPSYFDGPVTGRGLSPSSPLGASVEPIPRDVPILLDYTAMKSGYVTDMTRIAVCGRLAPELARAFEVALAIQEEVARSLRPGAIPSELWGRAKALAEAEGLSDCFMGPPGAQARFVGHGVGLELDELPVLAPGFDVPLQLGQVLAVEPKFVLPGLGAIGIENTWAVADAGGARLTELPDTVVAL, encoded by the coding sequence ATGACGCCCAACTCCGAATGCCAGCGCCGGCTCGACGCCTTCCGCGAGACGCTCGGCACGCAGGGGCTCGACGGCGCGGTGCTCGTCCACGCGACGGACGTGTTCTACCTCTCCGGCACCCGCCAGAACGCCGCGCTGTGGGTGCCGGCGGCCGGAGACGCCGTCCTCCTCGTGCGCAAGAGCCTCGAGCGCGCGCGCCTGGAGAGCCCGCTCGCCGACGTCCGCCCGTTCTCCTCGTCGAAGGAGCTCGCGGCGGCCCTCGGCCGGCCCCGCCGCGTCGGCTTCACGTTCGACGTCGCGCCCGGCGCGGTGGAGCGCTTCTGGGCCCGCGCGCTCGGGGCCGAGCTCGCCGACGTGTCGGCGCCGCTCCGCGTGCAGCGCAGCGTGAAGTCGGCCTGGGAGCTCGACCGCATGCGGGAGACGGCCCAGCTGCTCTGCGGCGTGTTCGGGGAGCTCCCGGCGTTCCTGCACGCCGGCATGCGCGAGCTCGATCTCGCCGCCGAGATCGAGTGCCGGATGCGCAAGGCCGGGAACGAGGGGAGCCCGCGGCTGCGCGGGTTCAACCAGGAGTTCTTCATGGGCCTCGCCCTCGCGGCCGGCTCCGCCACCGCCCCGAGCTACTTCGACGGGCCGGTCACCGGGCGCGGTCTCTCGCCCTCCTCCCCGCTCGGCGCGTCGGTCGAGCCGATCCCGCGGGACGTCCCCATCCTGCTCGACTACACGGCCATGAAGTCGGGCTACGTCACCGACATGACCCGCATCGCGGTGTGCGGGCGGCTCGCCCCGGAGCTGGCCCGCGCGTTCGAGGTGGCGCTCGCGATCCAGGAGGAGGTGGCGCGCTCCCTCCGGCCGGGCGCGATCCCGTCGGAGCTATGGGGGCGGGCGAAGGCGCTCGCCGAGGCGGAGGGGCTGAGCGATTGCTTCATGGGACCGCCCGGCGCGCAGGCGCGGTTCGTGGGGCACGGGGTCGGGCTCGAGCTCGACGAGCTCCCGGTGCTCGCCCCGGGGTTCGACGTGCCGCTCCAGCTCGGGCAGGTGCTCGCCGTCGAGCCCAAGTTCGTGCTGCCCGGCCTGGGCGCGATCGGCATCGAGAACACCTGGGCGGTGGCCGACGCCGGCGGCGCTCGCCTGACGGAGCTGCCCGACACCGTCGTCGCGCTCTGA